One Glycocaulis abyssi DNA window includes the following coding sequences:
- the odhB gene encoding 2-oxoglutarate dehydrogenase complex dihydrolipoyllysine-residue succinyltransferase, with the protein MSAITVPTLGESVSEATVGSWLVKEGQSVKKDDILVELETDKVSVEVRAEEDGVITAISAKEGDTVEIGAALAEFEAGSSGGKSAEPKKADKKDEAPKSEAKADSKDSKSSGKGESSKGGDLTEAKVPVMGESVAEGTVGNWLVKVGDSVSVDQPLMEIETDKVAVEVPSPVAGVLEEALVKEGDSVEPGQVVAKIREGASGGAAKPDSKAEAPKAESKSSGDVKAMPSAQRVAAENKVDLSAIEGTGRDGRVTKGDALKAVEQGARAPEPAAVAQQSAPRQTGEREERVKMTRLRQTIARRLKEAQNSAAMLTTYNEADMSAIMALRKEIQDDFTAKHGVKLGFMSFFVKACVAALQDIPAVNAEIDGTDIIYKNYYDIGVAVGTDRGLVVPVVRDCDEKSLAGIEKGIMDLGKRARDGQLGLEDMQGATFTISNGGVYGSLMSSPILNAPQSGILGMHKIQERPVAINGQVVIRPMMYLALSYDHRIVDGKEAVTFLVRVKESLEKPERLLLDI; encoded by the coding sequence ATGAGCGCAATTACCGTCCCCACCCTTGGCGAATCCGTATCCGAAGCAACGGTTGGAAGCTGGCTGGTCAAGGAAGGTCAGTCCGTGAAGAAGGACGACATCCTTGTCGAGCTGGAAACCGACAAGGTGTCGGTCGAGGTCCGGGCCGAGGAAGATGGCGTCATCACCGCCATAAGCGCCAAGGAAGGCGATACGGTCGAGATTGGCGCCGCGCTGGCCGAGTTCGAGGCCGGCAGCTCTGGCGGAAAATCTGCCGAACCGAAAAAGGCCGATAAAAAGGACGAGGCGCCAAAGTCCGAGGCCAAGGCTGACAGCAAGGACAGCAAGTCGTCAGGCAAGGGTGAGAGCAGCAAGGGCGGCGATCTGACCGAGGCCAAGGTGCCGGTCATGGGCGAGAGCGTTGCCGAAGGCACGGTCGGCAACTGGCTGGTGAAAGTCGGCGATAGCGTCAGCGTCGATCAGCCGCTGATGGAAATCGAGACCGACAAGGTGGCGGTCGAAGTCCCCTCGCCTGTCGCGGGCGTGCTGGAAGAAGCCCTCGTCAAGGAAGGCGATAGCGTGGAGCCGGGCCAGGTCGTGGCAAAAATCCGCGAAGGCGCGTCTGGCGGCGCGGCAAAACCGGACAGCAAGGCCGAAGCCCCCAAGGCTGAGAGCAAGTCGTCAGGCGATGTGAAGGCGATGCCGTCTGCCCAGCGCGTGGCCGCCGAGAACAAGGTCGATCTGTCGGCGATTGAAGGCACGGGCCGCGATGGCCGCGTGACCAAGGGCGATGCGCTAAAAGCCGTCGAGCAGGGCGCGCGCGCGCCCGAACCCGCTGCCGTGGCCCAGCAATCGGCCCCGCGCCAAACCGGAGAGCGCGAAGAGCGCGTGAAAATGACCCGGCTGCGCCAGACCATCGCGCGCCGCCTGAAGGAAGCGCAGAACTCTGCCGCCATGCTGACCACGTATAACGAGGCAGACATGAGCGCGATAATGGCGCTGCGCAAGGAAATCCAGGACGATTTCACCGCAAAACACGGCGTCAAGCTCGGCTTTATGAGCTTCTTCGTGAAGGCGTGTGTGGCCGCGCTGCAGGACATCCCGGCGGTGAATGCCGAGATCGACGGCACCGACATCATCTACAAGAATTACTACGATATCGGCGTGGCCGTCGGCACCGATCGCGGCCTTGTCGTGCCGGTGGTGCGCGATTGCGACGAGAAATCCCTGGCCGGTATCGAGAAGGGCATTATGGACCTTGGCAAGCGCGCCCGCGATGGCCAGCTCGGCCTTGAGGACATGCAAGGCGCGACCTTCACCATCTCCAATGGCGGGGTCTATGGCTCGCTGATGAGCTCGCCCATCCTCAACGCGCCCCAGTCCGGCATTCTGGGCATGCACAAGATCCAGGAACGCCCCGTGGCCATCAATGGCCAGGTCGTGATCCGCCCGATGATGTATCTGGCGCTCTCCTATGACCACCGCATCGTGGACGGCAAGGAAGCCGTCACCTTCCTGGTGCGCGTGAAGGAGAGCCTGGAAAAACCCGAACGCCTGCTGCTGGATATCTAA
- a CDS encoding MFS transporter: MLIYRNVGAVLGGALLLQISVGVLGVSLPLAMAAAGWSGSTIGLVAAAYGAGFMAGAWIAPGSIRRIGHIRAYAAFAGLSAALILMLALESHVVWWLAARFGFGVCTAGLFAVAESWIADATPSQRRGAVISAYQIIGRAGLILGPFIIALSGLELTQSFIVAGIFLALALVPMTVTRRAQPSIPDGERAPPWRVFAIAPTAAVAAFAAGLVNSGLLAFVPIWADSLDAARATGAAALIMAVIYGTSMVVQWPVGRISDKLDRRLVIAVSAGLAAIMAGVLALFSAPGLLWGAVMAGAWGAASLCYYGVAVAHAADRAKVEELPAIASGVLLLWAAGSMVGPLIAGFAYESPLASRGLFLVGLTGNLALCVFALLRSRARVAVPQEEREPFVNLMATSAELAEIDPPETEGAPRREEDI; encoded by the coding sequence ATGCTGATCTACAGAAATGTCGGTGCTGTCCTTGGCGGCGCCTTGCTGCTCCAGATTTCCGTGGGCGTGCTGGGTGTGTCGCTGCCGCTGGCCATGGCGGCAGCCGGATGGTCAGGCTCGACCATCGGGCTTGTCGCTGCCGCTTACGGGGCGGGCTTCATGGCCGGAGCCTGGATCGCGCCGGGATCAATCCGGCGCATCGGGCATATCCGCGCCTATGCCGCCTTTGCCGGGCTTTCAGCGGCACTGATACTGATGCTGGCGCTGGAATCCCATGTCGTCTGGTGGCTCGCCGCCCGCTTCGGGTTTGGTGTGTGCACCGCTGGCCTCTTCGCCGTTGCGGAAAGCTGGATCGCCGATGCCACCCCGTCCCAGCGGCGCGGCGCGGTGATCTCCGCCTATCAGATCATTGGCAGGGCCGGTCTGATCCTCGGGCCCTTTATCATCGCCCTGTCCGGGCTTGAACTGACCCAGAGTTTCATCGTCGCCGGGATATTCCTCGCGCTGGCCCTGGTGCCGATGACCGTCACAAGGCGCGCCCAGCCTTCCATTCCCGATGGCGAGCGCGCGCCGCCCTGGCGGGTGTTTGCCATTGCCCCTACCGCAGCCGTGGCGGCTTTTGCAGCAGGTCTGGTCAATTCCGGCCTGCTGGCGTTTGTACCGATCTGGGCCGACAGTCTGGACGCCGCCCGCGCCACAGGCGCAGCCGCCCTCATCATGGCCGTGATCTACGGCACCTCCATGGTCGTGCAATGGCCCGTGGGGCGCATCTCCGACAAGCTTGACCGGAGGCTGGTAATTGCCGTCAGCGCGGGCCTTGCCGCCATCATGGCAGGCGTGCTGGCGCTGTTCAGCGCGCCCGGCCTTCTCTGGGGCGCGGTGATGGCAGGCGCCTGGGGCGCGGCAAGCCTTTGCTATTACGGCGTGGCGGTGGCCCATGCGGCCGACCGGGCCAAGGTGGAGGAACTGCCAGCCATCGCCTCTGGCGTGCTGCTGCTCTGGGCCGCCGGATCCATGGTGGGGCCGCTCATTGCCGGTTTCGCCTATGAAAGCCCGCTGGCCAGCCGCGGTCTTTTCCTTGTCGGCCTGACGGGCAATCTGGCCTTGTGCGTGTTCGCCCTCCTGCGCTCGCGTGCCCGCGTCGCGGTACCCCAGGAAGAACGCGAACCCTTCGTCAATCTTATGGCCACCTCCGCTGAGCTGGCCGAGATCGACCCGCCCGAAACAGAAGGCGCGCCAAGGCGCGAGGAGGATATCTAG
- the lpdA gene encoding dihydrolipoyl dehydrogenase → MADTYDVVIIGGGPGGYNCAIRAGQLGLKTAIIEMRKTLGGTCLNVGCIPSKALLHASELYEMANSEFAGMGIGTGKITLNLEKMMEQKADAVTGLTKGVAGLMKKNKVDHFHGKGRIAGKGKVVVALEDGSEKTLETKNIVIATGSEVTPLPGVEIDEKQIVSSTGALELESVPEKLILIGAGVIGLELGSVWRRLGSQVTVVEYLDRVLPTMDGEISKQAKRLFEKQGMIFKLSRKVTGVEKDGKALKVTTEAASGGEEEVLDADVVLVCIGRRPYTDGLGLETVGIEPDKRGFIPNEHFKTSADGVWVIGDTTHGPMLAHKAEDDGTACAELIAGKAGHVNYLATPSVVYTRPEIASVGYTEEQLKEMGREYKTGKFPFMANSRARTNHDTDGFVKILADAKTDEILGGHIMGPHAGEMIGEIALAMEFRAASEDIARTSHAHPTLSEAIRQAAMGVEGWTMQM, encoded by the coding sequence ATGGCTGACACGTATGACGTTGTAATCATTGGCGGCGGACCCGGTGGCTATAATTGCGCGATCCGCGCGGGGCAGCTGGGCCTGAAGACCGCCATTATCGAGATGCGCAAGACGCTCGGCGGCACCTGCCTGAATGTCGGCTGCATCCCCTCCAAGGCGCTGCTGCATGCCTCCGAGCTTTACGAGATGGCCAATAGCGAGTTTGCCGGCATGGGCATCGGCACCGGCAAGATCACGCTCAATCTGGAAAAGATGATGGAGCAGAAGGCCGACGCCGTGACGGGCCTGACCAAGGGCGTCGCCGGCCTGATGAAGAAGAACAAGGTCGATCATTTCCACGGCAAGGGCCGCATTGCCGGCAAGGGCAAGGTTGTTGTCGCGCTGGAAGACGGCTCGGAAAAGACGCTGGAGACAAAGAACATTGTCATCGCGACGGGTTCAGAAGTAACCCCGCTGCCGGGCGTGGAGATCGATGAAAAGCAGATCGTCTCCTCCACCGGCGCGCTGGAGCTGGAGAGCGTTCCGGAGAAGCTGATCCTCATCGGCGCGGGCGTGATCGGGCTGGAGCTCGGCTCTGTCTGGCGCCGTCTGGGATCGCAAGTGACAGTGGTGGAGTATCTCGACCGCGTCCTGCCGACCATGGATGGCGAGATTTCCAAGCAGGCCAAGCGCCTGTTTGAAAAGCAGGGCATGATCTTCAAGCTGTCGCGCAAGGTGACCGGCGTGGAGAAAGACGGCAAGGCGCTCAAAGTAACGACCGAGGCCGCCAGCGGCGGCGAGGAAGAGGTGCTGGACGCCGATGTGGTGCTGGTCTGCATCGGGCGTCGTCCTTATACGGATGGTCTGGGCCTGGAGACGGTTGGCATCGAGCCCGACAAGCGCGGCTTCATCCCCAACGAGCACTTCAAGACCTCGGCAGATGGCGTCTGGGTGATCGGCGACACCACGCACGGGCCGATGCTGGCCCACAAGGCCGAGGATGACGGCACGGCCTGCGCCGAGCTGATTGCGGGCAAGGCGGGTCATGTGAACTATCTGGCCACGCCCAGTGTCGTCTATACGCGCCCCGAGATCGCCAGTGTCGGCTATACCGAGGAGCAATTGAAGGAGATGGGCCGGGAGTACAAAACCGGTAAATTCCCCTTCATGGCCAATAGCCGCGCACGCACCAATCACGATACGGACGGTTTTGTGAAAATCCTCGCCGATGCAAAGACCGATGAAATCCTCGGCGGCCACATCATGGGCCCGCATGCAGGCGAGATGATCGGCGAGATCGCGCTGGCCATGGAGTTCCGCGCGGCATCCGAAGATATTGCCCGCACCAGCCACGCCCACCCCACCCTGTCCGAGGCCATCCGCCAGGCAGCAATGGGGGTGGAGGGCTGGACCATGCAAATGTAG
- the sucD gene encoding succinate--CoA ligase subunit alpha, giving the protein MSVLVNKDTKVLVQGLTGKTGTFHTEQALAYYGTRMVGGIHPKKGGESWTSGMDGAASLPIFSTVAEGKERTGATASVVYVPPAGAGAAIIEAIDAGIELIVCITEGIPVMDMVKVKARLEKSSSRLLGPNCPGVLTPEECKIGIMPGNIFKKGSVGVVSRSGTLTYEAVFQTTAEGLGQTTAVGIGGDPVKGTEFIDVLEMFLADDETKSIIMIGEIGGSAEEEAAQFLRDEAKKGRKKPMAGFIAGRTAPEGRTMGHAGAIVAGGKGDAQSKIEAMKSAGIAVSDSPARLGKTLVEVLKG; this is encoded by the coding sequence ATGTCCGTACTCGTCAACAAAGACACCAAGGTTCTCGTTCAGGGCCTGACCGGCAAGACCGGCACCTTCCACACCGAGCAGGCGCTGGCCTATTACGGCACCCGCATGGTCGGCGGCATCCACCCCAAAAAGGGCGGCGAGAGCTGGACAAGCGGCATGGACGGTGCGGCCTCGCTGCCGATCTTTTCAACCGTGGCCGAAGGCAAGGAGCGCACTGGCGCAACCGCCTCTGTCGTCTATGTCCCGCCTGCGGGCGCTGGCGCGGCCATTATCGAGGCGATTGATGCGGGCATCGAGCTGATCGTGTGTATCACCGAGGGCATCCCGGTCATGGACATGGTGAAGGTGAAAGCCCGCCTGGAGAAATCCAGCTCGCGCCTTCTGGGCCCGAACTGCCCCGGCGTGCTGACGCCTGAAGAGTGCAAGATCGGCATCATGCCGGGCAATATCTTCAAGAAGGGCTCGGTCGGCGTGGTGTCGCGTTCCGGCACGCTGACCTATGAGGCCGTGTTCCAGACCACGGCTGAGGGTCTCGGCCAGACGACGGCCGTCGGCATTGGCGGCGATCCGGTAAAGGGAACGGAGTTCATCGACGTGCTGGAGATGTTCCTGGCCGATGACGAGACCAAGTCGATCATCATGATCGGCGAGATCGGCGGTTCAGCCGAAGAGGAAGCGGCTCAATTCCTGCGCGATGAAGCGAAGAAAGGCCGTAAAAAGCCCATGGCCGGCTTCATTGCCGGACGCACCGCGCCTGAAGGCCGCACGATGGGCCATGCCGGCGCGATCGTGGCTGGCGGCAAGGGCGATGCGCAAAGCAAGATCGAGGCGATGAAATCCGCCGGGATTGCCGTATCCGACAGCCCGGCGCGCCTCGGCAAGACGCTGGTCGAGGTCCTCAAGGGCTAG
- a CDS encoding PIN domain-containing protein, with translation MNAAFFDTNIIFYAASGGDRAKRETARGLLQSRRVVVSTQVLMETYASLLKKLKLTPDEARLWVDMVAQETVLAVEPADVIAALDTARRFEISHWDGLILQAAGKAGLSLVYSEDLNHGQMYGPVRVCNPFIEDFLA, from the coding sequence GTGAACGCGGCCTTCTTTGACACCAACATCATCTTCTACGCGGCCAGCGGCGGCGATAGGGCGAAACGCGAGACGGCGCGTGGCCTGCTGCAGTCGCGCCGGGTTGTCGTGTCGACCCAGGTCCTGATGGAAACCTACGCCTCCCTTTTGAAAAAACTGAAGCTCACGCCTGACGAGGCGCGCCTGTGGGTCGATATGGTAGCGCAGGAAACTGTTCTTGCCGTGGAGCCCGCTGATGTTATCGCGGCGCTCGACACGGCCCGCCGCTTCGAGATTTCTCATTGGGACGGTCTGATCCTGCAGGCCGCCGGGAAGGCCGGACTGTCTCTGGTGTACTCCGAAGACCTCAATCACGGGCAGATGTATGGCCCGGTCAGGGTCTGCAACCCCTTCATCGAAGATTTCCTCGCTTAG
- the sucC gene encoding ADP-forming succinate--CoA ligase subunit beta: MNIHEHQAKAVLKAFGAPVADGVAIFSADEAGAAADKLPGPLWVVKSQIHAGGRGKGKFKELPADAKGGVRLAFSRDEVIAHAKDMLGNTLVTHQTGPAGKQVNRLYIEDGADIETELYLSLLVNRETGRVAFVVSTEGGMDIEAVAEETPEKILTINIDPETGVTSGDAAKIADALKLYGTAREDMLSLAPILYRAFTEKDMSLLEVNPLIVMKDGHLRVLDAKVSFDGNALFRHEDIQALRDLTEEDEKEIEASKYDLAYVALDGNIGCMVNGAGLAMATMDIIKLYGAEPANFLDVGGGASKEKVTAAFKIITADKNVKGILVNIFGGIMRCDVIAEGVVAAVKEVGLKVPLVVRLEGTNVDQGKKILNESGLDITSADDLDDAAQKIVKAVQG; this comes from the coding sequence ATGAATATCCACGAGCATCAGGCCAAGGCCGTCCTGAAGGCGTTTGGCGCGCCTGTCGCTGACGGTGTTGCGATCTTTTCCGCCGATGAAGCCGGCGCGGCAGCCGACAAGCTGCCCGGACCGCTCTGGGTCGTGAAGTCGCAGATCCATGCCGGTGGCCGGGGCAAGGGCAAGTTCAAGGAGCTGCCCGCCGACGCCAAGGGCGGCGTACGCCTCGCCTTCAGCCGCGATGAAGTGATCGCCCACGCCAAGGACATGCTGGGCAATACGCTGGTCACCCATCAGACCGGCCCGGCCGGCAAGCAGGTGAACCGGCTCTATATCGAGGACGGGGCCGATATCGAGACCGAGCTTTACCTGTCCCTTCTGGTCAATCGCGAGACAGGCCGCGTGGCCTTTGTCGTCTCCACCGAAGGCGGGATGGATATCGAGGCGGTCGCCGAAGAGACGCCGGAGAAAATCCTCACCATCAATATCGACCCGGAAACGGGCGTCACCTCAGGCGATGCGGCAAAAATCGCCGATGCGCTGAAGCTTTACGGCACCGCGCGCGAGGACATGCTGTCGCTGGCTCCCATCCTCTACCGGGCCTTCACCGAGAAGGATATGAGCCTTCTGGAAGTAAACCCGCTCATCGTGATGAAGGATGGGCACTTACGCGTGCTCGACGCGAAAGTGTCCTTTGATGGCAACGCGCTCTTCCGCCATGAGGACATCCAGGCCCTGCGCGACCTCACCGAAGAGGACGAGAAGGAAATCGAGGCGTCAAAATACGACCTCGCCTATGTGGCGCTGGACGGCAATATCGGCTGCATGGTCAATGGCGCCGGTCTTGCCATGGCGACGATGGACATCATCAAGCTCTATGGCGCGGAGCCAGCCAACTTCCTCGATGTGGGCGGGGGCGCATCCAAGGAGAAGGTGACGGCCGCCTTCAAGATCATCACCGCCGACAAGAACGTCAAAGGCATCCTCGTGAACATCTTTGGCGGCATCATGCGCTGCGATGTGATCGCCGAAGGCGTGGTCGCCGCGGTGAAGGAGGTGGGCCTGAAAGTGCCGCTGGTCGTGCGCCTTGAAGGCACCAATGTCGATCAGGGCAAGAAAATCCTCAACGAGAGCGGGCTGGACATCACCTCCGCCGACGATCTCGACGATGCCGCCCAGAAAATCGTCAAGGCGGTGCAGGGGTAG
- a CDS encoding DUF6364 family protein, which yields MTKNLTLAIEDELLDRARIIAAIRRTSVNAMVREYLEREVRREGDDARRADAWAAFFRETGTPRSGPEAGEGVKFDREELYNEVLRERGLL from the coding sequence GTGACCAAGAATCTCACACTGGCCATCGAGGATGAGCTTCTCGACCGGGCGCGGATTATCGCCGCCATACGGCGCACCAGCGTCAATGCGATGGTGCGCGAGTATCTGGAGCGCGAGGTGCGCCGGGAAGGCGATGACGCCAGACGTGCCGACGCGTGGGCTGCCTTCTTTCGCGAAACTGGCACTCCCCGCAGCGGCCCTGAAGCCGGGGAAGGCGTGAAATTCGACCGCGAAGAACTCTACAACGAGGTTCTGCGTGAACGCGGCCTTCTTTGA
- a CDS encoding 2-oxoglutarate dehydrogenase E1 component: MTDARSSTNQTFLDTSFLFGANAIYLEDMAARYAADPASVPASWRKFFDAVGDEAANATQAAKGPAWKRKGWPRKANGEMVQALGDIESVVPSLPEKVAARMGEAASPADVHSAVKDSISAIMLIRAFRMRGHLAADLDPLKLGGREPQPELDPESYGFGEADLDREIFINGYLGLETATIRQILDILKRTYCGTFGVEFMHISNPEEKAWLQERIEGPDKEIAFSKNGKQAILRKLVETEAFERFLHKRYPGTKRFGIDGGESMVPALEQIIKRGGAMGVSDIIVGMPHRGRLNVLAAVMGKPYHVIFHEFQGGSTIGEDEFSSGDVKYHLGSSSTREFDGNTVNLSLTANPSHLEAVDPVVLGKARAKMSKYQVQTGEPSSHKVLPLLLHGDAAFAGQGIVAECFGLSGLRGHRTGGAVHFIVNNQIGFTTDPRDSRSSPYPSDVALMVQAPIFHVNGDDPEAVVFAAKVAAEYRQTFGKDVVIDMFCYRRFGHNEGDDPSFTQPQMYKAIAGHPTTRELYTSRLTEEGVVTAEEVDGWVAELEAFLDDEFELGKSYKANKADWLDGVWSGLGLPDEDDRRGQTAVDIDTLKAVGTAMTRIPDGYNIHKTLNRVINGRREAIEKGEGIDWATAEHLAFGTLLIEGFPVRLSGQDCGRGTFSQRHSHLIDQETQERHTFLNHLSEDQARYEVIDSMLSEEAVLGFEYGYSLSAPNTLVMWEAQFGDFTNGAQVIIDQFISSSERKWLRMSGLVMLLPHGYEGQGPEHSSARLERFLQQCAEDNMQVANCSTPANYFHILRRQIHRGFRKPLVIMTPKSLLRHKRCVSDLTEFGPGSSFHRVLWDDGDQSVRKDRGEFAAPRAKPLAADKDIRRVVLCSGKVYYDLLEARENKGLNDVYLLRVEQFYPFPAKSIIDELKRFPDADIVWCQEEPKNMGGWTFVEPYLEFCLEKVGGKSKRPRYVGRSPSASTATGLLSRHQAQQQALVDEALAKD, translated from the coding sequence ATGACCGACGCTCGCTCCTCGACCAACCAGACCTTCCTCGACACCTCCTTCCTGTTCGGCGCCAACGCCATCTATCTGGAAGACATGGCCGCGCGCTATGCGGCTGATCCGGCCTCGGTTCCGGCCAGCTGGCGCAAATTCTTCGATGCTGTCGGCGATGAGGCGGCAAACGCCACACAGGCCGCCAAGGGGCCGGCCTGGAAGCGCAAGGGCTGGCCGCGAAAAGCCAATGGCGAAATGGTCCAGGCGCTGGGCGATATCGAGAGCGTGGTGCCAAGCCTGCCGGAAAAGGTCGCGGCGCGCATGGGCGAGGCGGCCTCGCCAGCCGATGTGCATTCAGCCGTCAAGGACAGTATTTCGGCGATCATGCTGATCCGCGCTTTCCGCATGCGCGGGCATCTGGCGGCTGATCTCGATCCGCTGAAGCTGGGCGGGCGTGAACCCCAGCCCGAACTGGATCCGGAAAGCTACGGGTTTGGCGAGGCTGATCTCGACCGCGAGATCTTCATCAATGGCTATCTCGGCCTTGAGACCGCCACCATCCGCCAGATCCTCGACATCCTCAAACGCACCTATTGCGGCACGTTCGGCGTGGAGTTCATGCATATCTCCAACCCGGAGGAGAAAGCCTGGCTGCAGGAGCGTATCGAGGGACCGGACAAGGAAATCGCGTTCTCCAAGAACGGCAAGCAGGCGATTTTGCGCAAGCTGGTCGAGACCGAGGCGTTCGAGCGCTTCCTGCACAAGCGCTATCCCGGCACCAAGCGCTTCGGCATTGATGGCGGCGAGTCCATGGTCCCGGCGCTGGAACAGATCATCAAGCGCGGCGGCGCCATGGGGGTGAGCGACATCATTGTCGGCATGCCCCACCGCGGGCGCCTTAACGTGCTGGCCGCCGTGATGGGCAAGCCCTACCACGTGATCTTCCACGAGTTTCAGGGCGGCTCGACCATTGGCGAAGACGAGTTCTCCTCTGGCGATGTGAAATACCATCTGGGTTCGTCATCGACGCGTGAGTTCGATGGCAACACGGTCAATCTCTCGCTGACCGCCAACCCCTCCCACCTAGAAGCGGTGGATCCGGTCGTCCTGGGCAAGGCCCGCGCCAAGATGAGCAAATACCAGGTGCAGACGGGCGAACCGTCGAGCCACAAGGTCCTGCCGCTTCTGCTGCACGGCGATGCCGCCTTTGCCGGACAGGGCATCGTGGCCGAATGCTTTGGCCTGTCCGGCCTGCGCGGACACCGCACAGGCGGGGCGGTCCATTTCATCGTCAACAACCAGATCGGCTTCACCACCGATCCGCGCGACAGCCGCTCCTCGCCCTACCCGTCTGACGTGGCGCTGATGGTGCAGGCACCGATTTTCCACGTGAATGGCGACGACCCCGAAGCGGTGGTGTTCGCGGCGAAAGTGGCAGCCGAGTACCGGCAGACCTTTGGCAAGGATGTCGTCATCGACATGTTCTGCTATCGCCGCTTTGGCCACAATGAGGGCGATGACCCGTCCTTCACCCAGCCGCAAATGTACAAGGCGATCGCCGGTCATCCCACCACCCGCGAGCTCTACACAAGCCGCCTGACCGAAGAGGGCGTGGTGACCGCGGAGGAGGTCGATGGCTGGGTAGCCGAGCTGGAAGCCTTCCTCGATGACGAGTTCGAGCTGGGCAAATCCTACAAGGCCAACAAGGCCGACTGGCTGGACGGCGTCTGGTCCGGCCTTGGCCTGCCCGACGAGGACGACCGGCGCGGCCAGACGGCTGTCGATATCGACACGCTAAAAGCGGTCGGGACAGCGATGACGCGCATCCCGGACGGCTACAACATCCACAAGACCCTCAACCGCGTCATCAATGGCCGGCGCGAGGCAATTGAAAAAGGCGAAGGCATTGACTGGGCCACGGCCGAACATCTCGCCTTCGGTACGCTTCTCATTGAGGGCTTCCCGGTGCGCCTTTCGGGGCAGGATTGCGGACGCGGCACCTTCTCCCAGCGCCACTCCCATCTGATCGATCAGGAAACGCAGGAGCGCCATACCTTCCTCAACCATCTGAGCGAGGATCAGGCGCGCTATGAAGTGATCGATTCCATGCTGTCGGAAGAAGCCGTGCTCGGCTTCGAATACGGCTATTCGCTGTCCGCGCCGAACACACTCGTCATGTGGGAAGCCCAGTTTGGTGATTTCACCAATGGCGCGCAGGTCATCATCGACCAGTTCATTTCATCATCCGAGCGCAAATGGCTGCGCATGTCCGGCCTCGTCATGCTTCTGCCGCACGGCTATGAGGGTCAGGGACCCGAACACTCCTCGGCCCGGCTGGAGCGCTTCCTGCAGCAATGCGCCGAAGACAATATGCAGGTCGCCAACTGCTCCACGCCTGCCAACTATTTCCATATCCTGCGCCGCCAGATCCACCGCGGCTTCCGCAAGCCGCTGGTGATAATGACGCCCAAATCCCTGCTGCGTCACAAGCGCTGCGTGTCCGATCTCACCGAGTTCGGTCCCGGCTCCTCCTTCCACCGCGTCCTGTGGGATGATGGCGATCAGAGCGTGCGCAAGGACCGCGGCGAGTTCGCCGCCCCGCGCGCCAAACCGCTGGCCGCCGACAAGGATATCCGCCGCGTCGTGCTGTGCTCAGGCAAGGTCTATTACGATCTGCTCGAAGCGCGCGAGAACAAGGGGCTGAACGATGTCTATCTGCTCCGTGTCGAGCAGTTCTACCCCTTCCCGGCGAAATCCATCATCGACGAGCTCAAACGCTTCCCCGATGCCGACATTGTCTGGTGCCAGGAGGAGCCGAAAAACATGGGCGGCTGGACCTTCGTGGAACCCTATCTGGAGTTCTGCCTTGAAAAGGTGGGCGGCAAATCGAAACGCCCGCGCTATGTGGGCCGTTCCCCTTCCGCCTCCACCGCCACCGGGCTGCTCTCGCGCCACCAGGCCCAGCAGCAGGCCCTGGTGGACGAAGCCCTTGCCAAAGACTGA
- a CDS encoding BLUF domain-containing protein, protein MSSSTSYRRRLRLKGTPCPGEAAALTRLVYISAVAIARGQGHFRSELADIMAACERYNPRAGITGVLVYDRGRFIQMLEGPKAAIDEVYARICNDTRHTEVTLLLNEPASERRFDDWAMAFANAGDAPLPVRASSGWRELEREALLARLREIHDHHAVMNLRSVTRASP, encoded by the coding sequence ATGAGTTCATCAACAAGCTATAGGCGCCGGTTACGTCTTAAAGGCACGCCCTGCCCGGGCGAGGCCGCAGCGCTTACCCGGCTGGTCTATATTTCCGCAGTGGCCATTGCGCGCGGGCAGGGCCATTTCCGGTCAGAGCTCGCGGACATCATGGCGGCCTGTGAGCGTTACAACCCGCGAGCCGGTATTACCGGCGTGCTGGTCTATGACCGGGGGCGGTTCATCCAGATGCTGGAAGGGCCAAAGGCCGCCATCGATGAGGTTTACGCGCGCATCTGCAACGATACACGCCATACAGAGGTCACGCTGCTGTTGAACGAGCCCGCCAGCGAACGCCGGTTTGACGACTGGGCCATGGCTTTTGCCAATGCCGGCGACGCACCCTTGCCGGTGAGAGCGAGCAGCGGCTGGCGCGAGCTGGAGCGTGAGGCACTGCTCGCACGGCTGCGGGAGATCCACGACCATCACGCGGTCATGAATCTCCGGTCAGTCACACGCGCTAGCCCTTGA